One Paucidesulfovibrio longus DSM 6739 genomic window carries:
- a CDS encoding ABC transporter substrate-binding protein, translating into MRIHTRRIFSILLAAFLLVSCSEQDRPATPAPDSATLNFYNWEDYILLELITEFEKTTGIKINLYTYKDEDDILAALQSGLSGVDLVVVSDNIVLELQQAKLLQELDPVLIPNLANAKAHPYFFAPHGDEIVAAPYMLGTGGVIVNSEHVPDDANSWDVLWNPAYKGRIAMLDNSMDVINAGFKSLGYSINTEDPEQIEAMRDRLLAQRPLLAGYYDPVTIVSKMASGELWAAQLYNGDAMAAVESNPALRYFVPVEGASIWVDCLVVPRNAPHPDAAQRFINYLHDPSVMARNAEYLWYQPVNLPAIDLLPAEIRNAPEVFPPREVQNRCEHVEPISPESMRERLAAWAELRTAK; encoded by the coding sequence CCGATTCCGCGACCCTGAACTTCTACAACTGGGAAGACTACATCCTCCTGGAATTGATCACGGAATTCGAAAAGACAACGGGCATCAAAATCAATCTCTACACCTACAAGGACGAGGACGACATCCTGGCCGCGCTGCAATCGGGCCTTTCCGGCGTGGACCTCGTGGTCGTCAGCGACAACATCGTGCTGGAGCTTCAACAGGCCAAGCTGCTGCAGGAGCTCGATCCCGTCCTGATTCCCAATCTGGCCAACGCCAAGGCCCACCCCTATTTCTTCGCGCCCCACGGCGACGAAATCGTAGCGGCTCCCTACATGCTCGGAACAGGCGGGGTCATCGTGAACTCGGAGCATGTTCCCGACGACGCGAACAGCTGGGACGTACTCTGGAACCCCGCGTACAAGGGGCGCATCGCCATGCTGGACAACAGCATGGACGTGATCAACGCGGGCTTCAAGTCCCTGGGGTACAGCATCAATACCGAAGATCCGGAACAGATCGAGGCGATGAGGGACAGGCTGCTGGCCCAGCGGCCCCTGCTGGCCGGATACTACGATCCCGTTACCATAGTCTCCAAAATGGCCTCCGGCGAGCTTTGGGCCGCGCAACTGTACAACGGCGACGCCATGGCCGCCGTGGAAAGCAATCCCGCGCTGCGCTATTTCGTGCCTGTGGAGGGCGCGAGCATTTGGGTGGACTGCCTCGTGGTTCCCCGGAACGCCCCCCATCCGGACGCTGCCCAGCGCTTCATCAATTACCTGCACGACCCATCGGTCATGGCCCGCAACGCCGAATATCTCTGGTATCAGCCGGTCAATCTCCCGGCCATCGACCTGCTCCCGGCAGAAATCCGCAATGCGCCCGAGGTGTTTCCGCCGCGCGAGGTGCAGAACCGCTGCGAACACGTCGAGCCCATCTCCCCTGAATCCATGCGCGAACGGCTCGCCGCCTGGGCGGAACTGCGGACGGCGAAGTAG